CGACAATATTGTGAACAATTATTTCCCGAATGCAGGTGAGCAGGTCATCATTCTCTCCACAGACACGGAAATTGATAGCAACTATTATCGTTCCTTGAAACCGCGGCTGAGTGGTGCCGGAAGTTTGGAGTTTGACCAAAGACAAGAATTGACTACTTTCCGACAAGGCTACTTTTGGGAGAGAAACAATGGCTGATCGACTCTATACGTCAGACGAAGCCGACGAGGTGCTCAGCGCACTGCGCTTCGAAACTAAGCTTGAAAAAGCAGTACTTGCTCGGATTGCCTTCGCGCTCTCATTGGTCAAACAAGGCGTGGGTGTGCCAGTAAGCCTTAGCTTTGGTGGAGCTGAGATGAAGAGGCCGACGTTCGTCGGAGAGGATGAGGTTTTTCTCCGTGCACTGATTGCCCACATATATGGACAGCGAGAGTTCAGCGAGGACGAGTTCTTTTCAAATCGTTCAATCGTAAAAAACCACATAGACAGTGGTACGGCATTACTGGCACAGATGTTTCAAGAGGCTGGGCGAAGCGGCGAGGGGCTGATTCGTCGCCTGGTGGACGAAGTGGAGTTCTCAGGTTGTCGCGAACAACTCGGCGGTAGACTGGACATCTTCATTGGTCGTACGTTGCTTCAACGGGCTGAGTTGGTTATGGAATTGAACAATACGGTCAAGCATGCAAATTCTCATCTCGCCATCATGGGAAAACCTGGTGTTGGAAAGACCCAGTTCTTGCTAAAGATTTTGGCCGACATCAGGATCCAGTCAAATTATCAAACGAATTTTATCTACTTCGACTATAAGGGTGATGTCATAGAGAACCAGCGCTTTCTGGAACTGGCACGTGTTCAGCCATTTCGTCTTTTGCAAGGTGGCCAATCCCTCCCGATCAATCCATTTATTCTGCCGGCATACGACGAGCAGACGATCAATGTGTCTGCCCGCGAAAAGGCGGAGAGCTTCGCGTCGATCAACAGTAAGCTCGGAGTGGTCCAGAAGGGTGCTCTGACTGAGGCAATTCGGGCTGCTTACGCCAAGCGGGCCGGATCGGCTTCGTCATTTCCCGATTTT
This genomic window from Terriglobus albidus contains:
- a CDS encoding DndE family protein, whose amino-acid sequence is MADRLYTSDEADEVLSALRFETKLEKAVLARIAFALSLVKQGVGVPVSLSFGGAEMKRPTFVGEDEVFLRALIAHIYGQREFSEDEFFSNRSIVKNHIDSGTALLAQMFQEAGRSGEGLIRRLVDEVEFSGCREQLGGRLDIFIGRTLLQRAELVMELNNTVKHANSHLAIMGKPGVGKTQFLLKILADIRIQSNYQTNFIYFDYKGDVIENQRFLELARVQPFRLLQGGQSLPINPFILPAYDEQTINVSAREKAESFASINSKLGVVQKGALTEAIRAAYAKRAGSASSFPDFPDVLEVAMASYEQDGKRDDSLIEVLRDLSDFDLFWRHGNETAPLDRLANRTMLIDVHAMPVLKELVAYLVIERLYKEMATLPDSPVTEDRRTIRTILVIDEAHNYLGQKNIFLQRIIREGRSKGVVVFFASQSPNDYQQKFFNFQELLEFAYIFQCDGVSAGSVQDILGCSAKAAKDLQTEIARLEPWQVITRSQAKTEQFDKFVAEAFYKSYA